A single region of the Brassica rapa cultivar Chiifu-401-42 chromosome A03, CAAS_Brap_v3.01, whole genome shotgun sequence genome encodes:
- the LOC103856374 gene encoding ARM REPEAT PROTEIN INTERACTING WITH ABF2 isoform X2 yields the protein MEQQRGSRSFPERKGQKRKLEEGPPAEDPQISPSTTTDAAPHAALLSEVAAQVSVLNSAFSWKESDRAAAKRAAQVLSELAKNDDLVSVIVDGGAVPALTTHLQPPPYCEGDLAQKPFEHEVEKGSAFALGLLAIKPEYQNLIVDKGALPHLVDLLKRSKDSSTSRALNSVIRRAADAITNLAHENSSIKTRVRLEGGIPPLVELLEYSDSKVQRAAAGALRTLAFKNDDNKNLIVECNALPTLILMLGSEDAAIHYEAVGVIGNLVHSSPNIKKEVISSGALQPVIGLLSSCCPESQREAALLLGQFASTDSDCKVHIVQRGAVRPLIEMLQSADVQLKEMSAFALGRLAQDSHNQAGIAHSGGLEPLLKLLSSRNGSLQHNAAFALYGLADNEDNVSGFIRVGGVQKLQDEEFIVQATKDCVSKTLKRLEEKIHGRVLRHLLYQMRISEKSIQRRVALALAHFCSPEDQRTVFIDENGLELLLGLLGSTNTKQQLDGAAALYRLANKSMALSPVDAAPPSPTQRVYLGEQYVNSATLSDVTFLVEGRRFYAHRICLLASSDAFRAMFDGGYREKDARDIEIPNIKWEVFELMMRFIYTGSVDITIEISQDLLRAADQYLLEGLKRLCEYTIAQDITLENIGSMYDLSEAFHAMSLRQACILFILEHFEKLSSMHGQNELVQRTIPEIREYFCRALTKSTTNLQSLRL from the exons ATGGAGCAACAAAGAGGAAGCCGGAGCTTTCCAGAGCGCAAGGGACAGAAGAGGAAACTAGAGGAAGGACCACCCGCAGAGGATCCACAGATCTCTCCCTCAACCACCACCGACGCAGCCCCCCACGCTGCGCTTCTCAGCGAAGTCGCTGCTCAAGTCTCCGTTCTAAACTCCGCCTTCTCCTGGAAAGAATCCGATCGCGCCGCCGCAAAGCGCGCAGCTCAAGTCCTGTCTGAGCTCGCCAAAAACG ATGATTTAGTGAGCGTGATTGTCGACGGAGGTGCTGTTCCTGCTCTCACGACGCATCTACAGCCCCCGCCGTACTGTGAAGGAGACTTAGCTCAAAAGCCGTTTGAACATGAGGTCGAGAAAGGAAGCGCCTTTGCGCTTGGTCTTCTCGCAATTAAG CCAGAGTATCAGAACCTGATAGTAGACAAAGGAGCTTTACCTCATCTCGTGGATCTCTTGAAGAGAAGCAAAGATTCCTCCACTTCTCGAGCCCTTAATAGTGTTATTAGAAGAGCGGCTGATGCCATTACTAATCTAGCTCACGAGAACAGCAGCATCAAGACCCGTGTCAG GCTAGAAGGCGGTATTCCACCTCTCGTGGAGTTGCTTGAGTATTCTGATTCCAAGGTTCAGCGAGCAGCAGCAGGGGCGTTGCGAACGCTTGCGTTTAAAAACGATGATAACAAGAACCTG ATAGTTGAATGCAATGCTCTTCCCACGCTCATTCTAATGCTTGGATCAGAGGATGCTGCTATACATTACGAAGCG GTTGGAGTTATAGGCAATCTAGTTCATTCGTCTCCGAACATTAAAAAAGAGGTTATTTCTTCTGGGGCGTTGCAACCTGTCATTGGTCTTCTCAG CTCATGTTGCCCTGAGAGCCAAAGAGAGGCGGCTTTATTACTTGGACAGTTTGCCTCTACTGATTCTGATTGTAAG GTTCACATTGTTCAAAGGGGTGCTGTTCGTCCTTTGATTGAAATGCTTCAGTCAGCGGATGTTCAGTTGAAGGAGATGTCGGCCTTTGCACTGGGAAGATTGGCCCAG GATTCCCACAACCAAGCCGGTATTGCTCATAGTGGTGGTTTAGAACCTTTATTGAAGCTTCTCAGTTCAAGAAATGGATCCTTGCAACACAATGCTGCCTTTGCTCTTTATGGCCTTGCCGATAATGAG GATAATGTGTCGGGTTTTATCAGGGTGGGAGGTGTCCAAAAGCTACAGGATGAAGAGTTTATTGTTCAA GCAACTAAAGATTGTGTCTCCAAAACATTGAAGAGGTTGGAGGAGAAGATTCATGGAAGA GTTCTAAGGCATCTGTTGTACCAAATGCGCATTTCTGAGAAGTCTATCCAAAGACGAGTTGCTCTCGCTCTTGCTCATTTCTGTTCACCGGAAGATCAGAGAACCGTATTCATAGATGAGAATG GGTTGGAGTTGCTACTTGGTCTTCTTGGTTCTACAAACACTAAGCAGCAACTCGATGGCGCTGCAGCATTGTACAGATTAGCAAATAAATCCATGGCACTTTCTCCAGTTGATGCTGCTCCTCCTTCCCCAACACAAAGG GTTTATCTCGGAGAGCAATATGTAAATAGTGCAACGCTGTCTGATGTAACTTTTCTAGTCGAAG GAAGGAGATTCTATGCACACAGAATTTGTCTGCTGGCTTCTTCAGATGCATTTCGCGCAATGTTTGATGGTGGTTACCGA GAAAAAGACGCTAGAGATATTGAGATTCCGAATATTAAATGGGAGGTTTTTGAGTTAATGATGAG GTTTATATACACTGGATCAGTCGACATAACAATTGAGATATCACAAGATCTTCTGAGAGCAGCGGATCAGTATCTCTTGGAGGGTCTGAAGCGACTCTGTGAATACACAATTGCTCAG GATATAACGTTGGAAAACATAGGAAGCATGTACGATCTCTCAGAAGCATTCCACGCGATGTCGCTGAGGCAAGCTTGTATATTGTTCATCCTGGAGCATTTCGAAAAACTGAGTTCAATGCATGG GCAGAACGAGCTGGTGCAGCGAACAATACCAGAGATAAGAGAGTACTTCTGTAGAGCTCTAACAAAATCTACTACAAACCTGCAAAGCCTGAGGTTGTAG
- the LOC103856374 gene encoding ARM REPEAT PROTEIN INTERACTING WITH ABF2 isoform X1 produces MEQQRGSRSFPERKGQKRKLEEGPPAEDPQISPSTTTDAAPHAALLSEVAAQVSVLNSAFSWKESDRAAAKRAAQVLSELAKNADDLVSVIVDGGAVPALTTHLQPPPYCEGDLAQKPFEHEVEKGSAFALGLLAIKPEYQNLIVDKGALPHLVDLLKRSKDSSTSRALNSVIRRAADAITNLAHENSSIKTRVRLEGGIPPLVELLEYSDSKVQRAAAGALRTLAFKNDDNKNLIVECNALPTLILMLGSEDAAIHYEAVGVIGNLVHSSPNIKKEVISSGALQPVIGLLSSCCPESQREAALLLGQFASTDSDCKVHIVQRGAVRPLIEMLQSADVQLKEMSAFALGRLAQDSHNQAGIAHSGGLEPLLKLLSSRNGSLQHNAAFALYGLADNEDNVSGFIRVGGVQKLQDEEFIVQATKDCVSKTLKRLEEKIHGRVLRHLLYQMRISEKSIQRRVALALAHFCSPEDQRTVFIDENGLELLLGLLGSTNTKQQLDGAAALYRLANKSMALSPVDAAPPSPTQRVYLGEQYVNSATLSDVTFLVEGRRFYAHRICLLASSDAFRAMFDGGYREKDARDIEIPNIKWEVFELMMRFIYTGSVDITIEISQDLLRAADQYLLEGLKRLCEYTIAQDITLENIGSMYDLSEAFHAMSLRQACILFILEHFEKLSSMHGQNELVQRTIPEIREYFCRALTKSTTNLQSLRL; encoded by the exons ATGGAGCAACAAAGAGGAAGCCGGAGCTTTCCAGAGCGCAAGGGACAGAAGAGGAAACTAGAGGAAGGACCACCCGCAGAGGATCCACAGATCTCTCCCTCAACCACCACCGACGCAGCCCCCCACGCTGCGCTTCTCAGCGAAGTCGCTGCTCAAGTCTCCGTTCTAAACTCCGCCTTCTCCTGGAAAGAATCCGATCGCGCCGCCGCAAAGCGCGCAGCTCAAGTCCTGTCTGAGCTCGCCAAAAACG CAGATGATTTAGTGAGCGTGATTGTCGACGGAGGTGCTGTTCCTGCTCTCACGACGCATCTACAGCCCCCGCCGTACTGTGAAGGAGACTTAGCTCAAAAGCCGTTTGAACATGAGGTCGAGAAAGGAAGCGCCTTTGCGCTTGGTCTTCTCGCAATTAAG CCAGAGTATCAGAACCTGATAGTAGACAAAGGAGCTTTACCTCATCTCGTGGATCTCTTGAAGAGAAGCAAAGATTCCTCCACTTCTCGAGCCCTTAATAGTGTTATTAGAAGAGCGGCTGATGCCATTACTAATCTAGCTCACGAGAACAGCAGCATCAAGACCCGTGTCAG GCTAGAAGGCGGTATTCCACCTCTCGTGGAGTTGCTTGAGTATTCTGATTCCAAGGTTCAGCGAGCAGCAGCAGGGGCGTTGCGAACGCTTGCGTTTAAAAACGATGATAACAAGAACCTG ATAGTTGAATGCAATGCTCTTCCCACGCTCATTCTAATGCTTGGATCAGAGGATGCTGCTATACATTACGAAGCG GTTGGAGTTATAGGCAATCTAGTTCATTCGTCTCCGAACATTAAAAAAGAGGTTATTTCTTCTGGGGCGTTGCAACCTGTCATTGGTCTTCTCAG CTCATGTTGCCCTGAGAGCCAAAGAGAGGCGGCTTTATTACTTGGACAGTTTGCCTCTACTGATTCTGATTGTAAG GTTCACATTGTTCAAAGGGGTGCTGTTCGTCCTTTGATTGAAATGCTTCAGTCAGCGGATGTTCAGTTGAAGGAGATGTCGGCCTTTGCACTGGGAAGATTGGCCCAG GATTCCCACAACCAAGCCGGTATTGCTCATAGTGGTGGTTTAGAACCTTTATTGAAGCTTCTCAGTTCAAGAAATGGATCCTTGCAACACAATGCTGCCTTTGCTCTTTATGGCCTTGCCGATAATGAG GATAATGTGTCGGGTTTTATCAGGGTGGGAGGTGTCCAAAAGCTACAGGATGAAGAGTTTATTGTTCAA GCAACTAAAGATTGTGTCTCCAAAACATTGAAGAGGTTGGAGGAGAAGATTCATGGAAGA GTTCTAAGGCATCTGTTGTACCAAATGCGCATTTCTGAGAAGTCTATCCAAAGACGAGTTGCTCTCGCTCTTGCTCATTTCTGTTCACCGGAAGATCAGAGAACCGTATTCATAGATGAGAATG GGTTGGAGTTGCTACTTGGTCTTCTTGGTTCTACAAACACTAAGCAGCAACTCGATGGCGCTGCAGCATTGTACAGATTAGCAAATAAATCCATGGCACTTTCTCCAGTTGATGCTGCTCCTCCTTCCCCAACACAAAGG GTTTATCTCGGAGAGCAATATGTAAATAGTGCAACGCTGTCTGATGTAACTTTTCTAGTCGAAG GAAGGAGATTCTATGCACACAGAATTTGTCTGCTGGCTTCTTCAGATGCATTTCGCGCAATGTTTGATGGTGGTTACCGA GAAAAAGACGCTAGAGATATTGAGATTCCGAATATTAAATGGGAGGTTTTTGAGTTAATGATGAG GTTTATATACACTGGATCAGTCGACATAACAATTGAGATATCACAAGATCTTCTGAGAGCAGCGGATCAGTATCTCTTGGAGGGTCTGAAGCGACTCTGTGAATACACAATTGCTCAG GATATAACGTTGGAAAACATAGGAAGCATGTACGATCTCTCAGAAGCATTCCACGCGATGTCGCTGAGGCAAGCTTGTATATTGTTCATCCTGGAGCATTTCGAAAAACTGAGTTCAATGCATGG GCAGAACGAGCTGGTGCAGCGAACAATACCAGAGATAAGAGAGTACTTCTGTAGAGCTCTAACAAAATCTACTACAAACCTGCAAAGCCTGAGGTTGTAG